One window of the Oceanispirochaeta sp. M1 genome contains the following:
- the dtd gene encoding D-aminoacyl-tRNA deacylase: MKAVLQRVSRASVTIDKTETRSIKAGLMILLGISPEDNQEDISWLSKKIADMRIFTDSQGKMNLSIKEIEGELLIVSQFTLFASTKKGNRPSFSLSAAPETAIPLYESVVSEIRERTGLTVKTGEFGASMEVEICNDGPVTIIIDSKNRE, translated from the coding sequence ATGAAGGCTGTTTTACAGAGAGTCTCAAGAGCATCAGTCACAATTGACAAAACAGAGACCCGCAGCATAAAAGCGGGTCTTATGATCCTCCTGGGAATCTCACCCGAGGACAATCAGGAAGATATTTCATGGCTGTCAAAAAAAATTGCAGACATGAGAATATTCACAGATTCCCAGGGAAAGATGAACCTCTCTATTAAAGAAATTGAAGGAGAACTGCTGATTGTCAGCCAGTTTACCCTCTTTGCCAGCACAAAGAAGGGAAACCGTCCCTCCTTCAGTTTATCCGCAGCACCAGAAACAGCAATCCCGCTCTATGAGAGTGTTGTCTCCGAGATAAGGGAGAGAACAGGACTGACTGTCAAAACAGGTGAGTTCGGAGCCTCAATGGAAGTGGAGATCTGCAACGACGGCCCTGTAACAATTATTATCGACTCCAAAAACAGAGAATAG
- a CDS encoding RidA family protein, producing the protein MKTVKTDKAPAAVGPYSQGIDTGAMVFTSGQLPIDPETGKLLDGPIEEQTRRALLNVEAVLKEAGSDLSKVVKVTVFVKDMGNFSRINEVYKEFFTDHKPARSLVEAARLPLDGEIEIEAVALK; encoded by the coding sequence ATGAAAACAGTAAAAACAGACAAAGCCCCTGCCGCGGTAGGCCCCTACTCACAGGGAATTGATACAGGAGCAATGGTATTTACATCAGGTCAGCTTCCTATAGATCCTGAAACAGGCAAACTTCTGGACGGTCCGATTGAAGAACAGACCAGAAGAGCATTACTCAATGTCGAAGCCGTACTGAAAGAAGCAGGATCAGATCTGAGTAAAGTTGTAAAAGTGACTGTTTTCGTAAAAGATATGGGTAATTTTTCTAGAATCAATGAAGTTTATAAAGAATTCTTTACAGATCATAAACCCGCACGTTCACTGGTTGAAGCAGCCCGTCTCCCTCTGGACGGTGAAATAGAAATTGAAGCAGTAGCTCTCAAATAA